The genomic region GCTTGTCATCATATATATGGTACATGCTAACAAACAACGAGCCATACAGAACAATGAACAAGGAGATGGTAGAGAGAAAGTATAAGAAGATGGAGAGGGAATCAAGATCGGCCTGAAGCAGCAGCAGCCGTTCAATAGCAAGCTAGCTGCAAGCATCGACCGATTTCGCATGGGAGATCAAGGGCGTATGAATTGAAACAGATAATGACAATGAAGTTTGAGCTAAATGATGCAAGATAATGGATATATGCAAGTATGGTGGATAATACTTACACAATTTTCGGGAGTAGTCTCTATGCGTCGTTAAGTCAAGCGTTATTAATGTGTCAAATTCTTACCTCTCACATAGATCCAAAGTAACCCCTAGAAGTATAATCACGCCTGCACTACCTTATCATGTTTCTCTTATGTTTCTCATTAAAGTCCATTAAGGCGTAACATGCGCGTCTCCATTTCCCATCAGTACTTATCAATGAATTCCTGTTGGTGCTGTCATTAACATCGTATCCTTTGTAGTTATAATTCCAAATTAGACATCCCGCATATCCTCGCTTCCATGCATTATTGAGAAACTTGCCAACAATTCTATCATAAATTTCATCATCATATTTTTCGCTTTTTTGTCCACATTCACCAATTATACATGGTTTGTCCAATGAAAGGTCGGAATATCCAATAAGTTCACCATCATCATTGTATTCATGATAGTCATAGAAGTCCAAAACCTGAAGATAATCCTTGTTGTCTAAGAGCGTCTGATACCTTTGAAAGCCACATGATGTCCTGATATTCGCCGCATGTATGGCTCTTGCACATTCGTTTATGAATTTGATAATATCAGCCCATTCAATATCCCTTCTCCATATGCTGCTATACATCCCCTCAGGCTCGTTCATCACGTCTATAGCAAATATTCTGTTTGTTTTTAGTTTAGTATCGGAAACAAATCTTTTCACACCATTGTCAACATAGCTACTTCGAACCCGTTTGTCACTGATAATCGCGTTTAGCCTTTGAACATGCTGCTGGGCATGAACGGTCACGCCCCATGTGTCCATTAAGCATATGTAAAGATAAAGATGGCATCTTTCAGCCACATTCAAAACATCAGCAACGTTTGCTATTAGACCTTCATCTATTCCATTCACATTTCCATTGTTATCGAACTGTAAACCCTCAAACCTTTCGAAGAGCCAAAGCCTTACCACATGAGCTCCCATTTCCGATATATCTCTAAAATATGCTTCAAGGTTTTGCTTTCTATGTTTCTCATCATACGCCCTAAAATTATAGCCCATAACCTCATTTTTACCAAAATCATGATCATATTGTCCATCGAGCCATGCCAGATTTACACCAAAGGCAAAGTACCGTTCATCAAAAAGGTTATGCATTAATTTAGCATTACTAGTACGGTATTTTAGTTTAGTCTATAGCATACTCCTTCCATCTACTGTTAACCAGATTCTTGGTTTGTTCATCAACTACAGCAAGCTCCTGCACTTCCCTTTCGTACCCTTCCTCTTTCCATTTTGTAGTCGCGTCTATACCAAGCTTTGATCCAAGGTTCACTAAAGTGGAGGCGGGATCCAGTGTGTCAGTAGGTGCGTTTTCTATTATCATTATATCTCTTGCTGCGTCGGTTCTTGTAGTGACAGCCCATATGACATCGTCCATGTTATGTACATCAACGTCATGGTCTACGACAATGAAAATCTTCGTAAGGGAGAGCTGGCCAAGACCCCAGAGACCCATCATGACCTTCCTCGCCTGTCCTGGATACCTTTTCTTTATCGATATTATCGCAAGCCCCTGATACCATCCAGCGGGTGGCATAGCAAAATCAACAACTTCTGGATGAAACAGCCGTATCAATGGTAAAAATGATCTCTCTATAACACTTCCGATACACGCATCTTCCAAGATAGGCTTGCCAACAACTGTAGTAAGGTAGATAGGGTTTTCGTTTCTCATTATACCTGTAAGGTTGAAGGTGGGATATGGTTCTTGAGGAGTATAATAACCAGTATGATCACCGAATGGTCCTTCCATTCTTATGTCATTTGGATCAACGTAGCCTTCCAGAACGATCTCTGCATTTGCAGGAACCTCTAGATCAACGCTATTACAATGCACGAGCCTCAAACCCTTCTTCCTTACTATACCAGCAAACAGGTACTTATCTAGTCCTTCAGGTACAGGTGCAACGGCGGAGAATACAGTTGCTGGATCTGCTCCTATTACTACCGCCACCTCTATCTTCTTATTCTGCTCCCTTGTCATCTGGTAATGCTGTGCACCGCGTTTGTGTATCTGCCAGTGCATTATCGCTTTCTTGTCATCAACTATCTGCATTCTATACACCCCCAGGTTTCTGCTTTCGGTTTCAGGATGTTTTGTAACCACCATGCCAAAAGTTATGAACCTACCAGCGTCCTTTGGCCAGCACTTGAGTGCAGGTAACGTGCTTAACGACGCTCTTCTGCCGTCATCATAAACCTCTGACACGGATCCCTTGCTAACAACTTTA from Nitrososphaerales archaeon harbors:
- a CDS encoding menaquinone biosynthesis decarboxylase: MPFESLQEYVRALEDSNQLKRIRSKVSVDLEIAEILRRLMYNNGPAVLFENVDGYNIPILGNAFGTIDRMKLALGTDNFEEIGDRIAGLSKIELPTGMLDKLKMLPKLSEIADNAPKVVSKGSVSEVYDDGRRASLSTLPALKCWPKDAGRFITFGMVVTKHPETESRNLGVYRMQIVDDKKAIMHWQIHKRGAQHYQMTREQNKKIEVAVVIGADPATVFSAVAPVPEGLDKYLFAGIVRKKGLRLVHCNSVDLEVPANAEIVLEGYVDPNDIRMEGPFGDHTGYYTPQEPYPTFNLTGIMRNENPIYLTTVVGKPILEDACIGSVIERSFLPLIRLFHPEVVDFAMPPAGWYQGLAIISIKKRYPGQARKVMMGLWGLGQLSLTKIFIVVDHDVDVHNMDDVIWAVTTRTDAARDIMIIENAPTDTLDPASTLVNLGSKLGIDATTKWKEEGYEREVQELAVVDEQTKNLVNSRWKEYAID
- a CDS encoding cellulase family glycosylhydrolase, producing the protein MHNLFDERYFAFGVNLAWLDGQYDHDFGKNEVMGYNFRAYDEKHRKQNLEAYFRDISEMGAHVVRLWLFERFEGLQFDNNGNVNGIDEGLIANVADVLNVAERCHLYLYICLMDTWGVTVHAQQHVQRLNAIISDKRVRSSYVDNGVKRFVSDTKLKTNRIFAIDVMNEPEGMYSSIWRRDIEWADIIKFINECARAIHAANIRTSCGFQRYQTLLDNKDYLQVLDFYDYHEYNDDGELIGYSDLSLDKPCIIGECGQKSEKYDDEIYDRIVGKFLNNAWKRGYAGCLIWNYNYKGYDVNDSTNRNSLISTDGKWRRACYALMDFNEKHKRNMIR